Proteins co-encoded in one Bacillus paramycoides genomic window:
- the nuoB gene encoding NADH-quinone oxidoreductase subunit NuoB yields MVINFEELHPNERAELERNIFLSTLEQLKGWARSNSLWPMTFGLACCAIEMMGVGSSHYDLDRFGSFFRTSPRQSDVMIVSGTVTKKMAPIVRRLYDQMPEPKWVIAMGSCATAGGPYVNSYAVVKGVDQIVPVDVYIPGCPPNPAALIYGINKLKEKIRYEAKTGKQVTNK; encoded by the coding sequence ATGGTTATAAATTTTGAGGAGTTACATCCAAATGAGCGAGCGGAATTAGAACGAAATATCTTTCTTTCTACGTTGGAACAGTTGAAAGGATGGGCACGGAGTAATTCTTTATGGCCGATGACATTCGGACTGGCATGCTGTGCAATTGAAATGATGGGAGTAGGTTCATCGCATTACGATTTAGATCGGTTTGGGTCATTTTTTCGGACTTCACCAAGGCAATCGGACGTTATGATTGTGTCGGGAACGGTAACGAAGAAGATGGCTCCTATTGTTCGGCGTTTATATGATCAAATGCCTGAACCAAAATGGGTTATTGCAATGGGATCTTGTGCGACAGCAGGTGGCCCGTATGTAAATTCATATGCTGTTGTGAAAGGTGTAGATCAAATTGTACCAGTTGATGTGTATATTCCTGGTTGTCCACCAAATCCTGCTGCCTTAATTTATGGAATTAATAAATTGAAAGAAAAAATTCGTTACGAGGCAAAGACGGGAAAGCAGGTGACGAATAAATGA
- the nuoA gene encoding NADH-quinone oxidoreductase subunit NuoA gives MASVYENSYMIVLIFLLLGILLPVVALTLGRMLRPNKPSAAKATTYESGIEPFHDANIRFHARYYIFALLFVIFDVETLFLYPWAVAYDKLGLFALIEMLIFVVMLLVGLAYAWKKKVLQWL, from the coding sequence ATGGCAAGTGTATATGAAAATAGTTATATGATCGTTTTGATTTTCTTGCTATTAGGCATATTGCTGCCGGTAGTGGCTCTTACATTAGGAAGGATGCTGCGCCCAAACAAACCAAGTGCAGCGAAAGCGACGACGTATGAGAGTGGGATTGAGCCTTTTCATGATGCAAATATTCGGTTTCATGCTCGTTATTATATTTTTGCTTTATTGTTTGTCATTTTTGATGTAGAAACTTTATTTTTATATCCATGGGCTGTTGCATATGACAAGCTCGGTTTATTTGCACTGATTGAAATGCTCATCTTTGTTGTAATGTTGCTAGTTGGATTAGCGTATGCTTGGAAAAAGAAGGTGTTACAATGGTTATAA
- a CDS encoding putative bifunctional diguanylate cyclase/phosphodiesterase — protein sequence MKKQTHVSILISIILLSVAIHYVAMPFLYEYSFPFQILIGMSTLFIDIIVCSYILYFSNGKEGLPRLFWTILCIGTLSYFIGDIIVAYQRLILKDYYTFVDLSDFFYLLFLISFAFAFLYEIIYNRDLLEKLFMICDICIIVTAQFTLSYYLLIERTIHVSSTSNIDIFVQLTYPMTDLLFFLIGINLLFKPLSLLSKKVGALLGSALILYATTDAIYAYIKYFTPEYSMFTVTPLYQVTLVLVAIACILHTKEPEKQEQVLLTPKLGESIRLSLPYISVVMLIVFILVEYVFAPIVVIGLMITFSFVLIRHSLVRRQNKILLLAQMQFNSELEKQIELRTEDLVEQKNELYHNQQMFKSLYEHHPDPIFTLDLYGNFLNVNNAGTTLLGYQTNELLNQPYYSLTYEEDLEEIINAFRLVKKGKSISLEVRAYHKNRDIYYLHVTAVPIFLKNHISGVYLMIKDITESKQQQEQINFLAYHDTLTELANRRAFHQYVEQAIARSKISKRPFAVMFLDLDRFKVINDTLGHRVGDLLLIAVAKRLERIATPNMKLARLAGDEFTILIENYQKSPDVKKIADAIVADMNEPFEIENQHLKISPSIGIAIYPEAGEDPLSILQHADMAMYEAKNKGKNGSSLYTKELYKKMERKARIEKDLPLALVNEEFYVVYQPQIDITTKKIIGAEALIRWKHPLLGDIPPCEFIPIVEETPQVIPLGHWVLKESCRQLKIWHTFGYTDLKISVNLSAKEFQQDNLIEHISQILTDLNVDPKYVTLELTERIAMIDEKETLSRLKQLKEYGIQTSIDDFGTGYSSLAYLSIFPIDTLKVPREFTQLADHRPEERAIVSTILSLANTLNLSVVAEGIETEKQLKFLQKNNCKYMQGYYFSKPLTSHQFIKFLQKTPSMNQ from the coding sequence ATGAAAAAACAAACACATGTAAGTATTCTTATAAGCATCATATTGTTATCTGTAGCGATTCATTATGTGGCAATGCCTTTTCTATATGAATACTCATTTCCTTTTCAAATATTAATTGGAATGAGTACCTTATTCATTGATATTATCGTTTGTAGTTATATACTTTATTTTTCAAACGGGAAAGAAGGGTTACCTCGTTTATTTTGGACCATTTTATGTATTGGAACCCTCTCTTATTTCATTGGAGATATCATCGTTGCCTATCAACGTTTAATTTTAAAGGACTACTATACATTCGTTGATTTGTCCGATTTTTTCTATCTACTTTTTTTAATTAGCTTTGCATTTGCCTTTCTATATGAAATCATCTATAACCGCGATTTATTAGAAAAGCTTTTTATGATATGTGATATTTGTATTATTGTTACAGCACAATTCACTTTAAGTTACTACTTACTTATCGAACGCACTATTCACGTTTCTTCAACATCCAATATCGACATATTTGTTCAACTTACCTATCCAATGACCGATTTACTCTTTTTCCTTATAGGAATCAATCTGTTATTCAAGCCATTATCCTTATTATCCAAAAAAGTTGGTGCGCTTCTTGGCAGTGCTTTAATTTTATATGCTACTACAGATGCGATTTATGCTTATATTAAATACTTCACACCCGAGTATTCTATGTTTACAGTTACTCCTCTCTATCAAGTAACTTTAGTACTAGTAGCAATCGCCTGTATTCTGCATACGAAAGAACCTGAAAAGCAAGAGCAAGTACTATTAACACCTAAACTTGGTGAATCGATCAGATTATCCTTACCTTATATTTCTGTAGTAATGCTTATTGTTTTTATACTAGTTGAATATGTTTTTGCACCTATTGTAGTAATCGGGCTTATGATTACTTTCTCCTTCGTTCTCATACGCCATAGTTTAGTTCGAAGACAAAATAAAATATTATTACTAGCACAAATGCAATTCAACTCAGAACTCGAAAAACAAATTGAACTACGTACAGAAGATTTAGTAGAACAAAAAAATGAACTATATCATAACCAACAAATGTTCAAATCATTATACGAGCATCACCCAGATCCTATTTTCACATTAGACTTGTACGGTAATTTTCTCAATGTAAACAACGCTGGTACGACTTTACTCGGTTATCAAACGAATGAATTATTAAATCAACCATACTATTCACTTACGTACGAAGAAGATTTGGAAGAAATCATTAATGCCTTTCGCCTTGTAAAAAAAGGAAAATCTATTTCTTTAGAAGTACGGGCGTATCATAAAAATAGAGATATTTACTACTTGCATGTTACAGCTGTTCCTATCTTTTTAAAAAATCATATTTCTGGCGTTTATTTAATGATTAAAGATATTACGGAGAGCAAACAACAACAAGAACAAATTAACTTTCTAGCCTACCATGATACATTAACAGAACTTGCAAATCGCCGTGCATTTCATCAATATGTAGAACAAGCAATTGCTCGATCCAAAATATCAAAAAGGCCTTTTGCTGTTATGTTCCTCGACCTAGACCGCTTTAAAGTTATTAACGACACTCTCGGTCATAGGGTAGGAGACCTGCTATTAATTGCAGTAGCAAAAAGACTCGAAAGAATAGCAACACCAAATATGAAACTTGCCCGATTAGCTGGGGATGAATTCACAATCCTTATTGAGAATTATCAAAAAAGTCCAGATGTAAAAAAAATAGCTGATGCGATTGTAGCAGACATGAACGAACCATTCGAAATTGAAAATCAACATTTAAAAATCTCACCAAGCATCGGGATTGCAATATATCCTGAAGCAGGTGAAGATCCATTATCAATCTTGCAGCATGCCGATATGGCCATGTATGAAGCAAAAAACAAAGGAAAAAACGGTAGCTCTCTGTACACGAAAGAATTGTATAAAAAAATGGAACGAAAAGCTCGAATTGAAAAAGATTTACCACTCGCTTTAGTAAACGAAGAATTTTATGTCGTTTATCAACCACAAATTGATATTACAACGAAAAAAATTATTGGTGCTGAAGCATTAATACGCTGGAAACACCCACTCCTAGGTGACATTCCGCCATGTGAGTTCATTCCAATTGTAGAGGAGACTCCGCAGGTCATTCCACTCGGTCATTGGGTATTAAAAGAATCTTGTCGCCAGTTAAAAATATGGCATACTTTTGGCTATACAGATTTAAAAATAAGTGTGAACTTATCAGCAAAGGAGTTCCAGCAAGATAATTTAATCGAACACATTTCACAAATACTAACAGACCTTAACGTCGATCCCAAATATGTAACACTTGAGTTAACAGAACGAATTGCGATGATCGATGAAAAAGAAACGTTATCAAGACTAAAACAATTAAAGGAATATGGTATTCAAACATCCATTGATGACTTCGGTACCGGCTATTCTTCTCTCGCTTATTTATCAATTTTCCCTATCGATACATTAAAAGTACCGAGAGAATTTACACAACTCGCTGATCACCGTCCTGAAGAAAGGGCTATCGTCTCCACTATTCTTTCCCTTGCAAATACGTTAAATCTTTCTGTCGTTGCTGAAGGAATTGAAACAGAAAAACAACTTAAATTTCTACAAAAAAACAACTGTAAGTATATGCAAGGTTACTATTTCAGTAAACCACTTACGAGTCATCAATTTATAAAATTCCTACAAAAAACCCCCAGTATGAACCAATAG
- a CDS encoding DUF975 family protein, whose product MISDLKGEALDSLEGKWGLAVGATLLISILISAFSFSIDFIFSQVWDWKEVNNSLSVDVISILMVGPLTLGGYCLALHIIREKEARIGHIFRWFTEGSKFIKSFLLYIVVNIYIFLWFLLFIIPGIIKSFSYAMTYFIINDHPEYSINQAITESRRMMDGHKMEYFILCLSFIGWFILSCITLGIGFLWLIPYFYTTSAAFYEEIAEEYYEKTIPTL is encoded by the coding sequence ATGATTAGTGATTTAAAAGGAGAAGCGCTAGATTCATTAGAAGGGAAATGGGGATTAGCTGTCGGGGCAACATTACTAATTTCGATTCTTATTTCAGCTTTTAGTTTTAGTATTGATTTCATTTTCTCCCAGGTTTGGGATTGGAAAGAAGTAAATAACTCACTTTCAGTAGACGTTATTTCAATATTGATGGTAGGTCCATTAACGTTAGGTGGCTATTGTTTAGCGCTGCATATCATTCGTGAAAAAGAAGCGCGTATCGGGCATATATTCAGATGGTTTACAGAAGGAAGTAAGTTTATAAAGTCATTTTTATTATATATAGTAGTGAATATCTATATTTTCTTATGGTTTTTACTATTTATTATTCCAGGCATTATTAAATCATTTTCTTATGCGATGACGTACTTTATTATAAATGATCACCCTGAGTATTCTATAAATCAAGCTATTACAGAAAGCCGTCGTATGATGGATGGGCATAAGATGGAGTATTTCATTTTATGTTTAAGCTTTATTGGTTGGTTTATATTAAGTTGTATTACACTCGGGATTGGATTCCTATGGCTAATTCCATATTTTTATACGACGTCAGCAGCTTTTTATGAAGAGATTGCAGAGGAATATTACGAGAAAACAATTCCGACACTATAA
- a CDS encoding DUF975 family protein, translated as MIGEMKREALHSLKGNWGLGVGSTILYFILSYVVSMAAMLILLIPGIIIFFLFAGLTGSLEEETMSIGAGVTFGIFYCIMIILSNASYGITSYGYTNVFLQISKREGAKVDHLFEGFRGFKRMMKTMWAMLAILLYTGTWIPMLLVALFAFLGEEGNTSFAIAFFVLLAISIVGMIVMYFSYALTYYVMVENPEYSVSQAMKESKHLMKGHKLDLFLLWLSFIGWAILAIFTLGIGFLWLSPYMSTTTAHFYRHLSKDQL; from the coding sequence ATGATTGGTGAAATGAAACGAGAAGCGTTGCACTCCTTAAAGGGAAATTGGGGACTAGGTGTTGGATCAACGATTTTATATTTTATTTTAAGTTATGTTGTTTCAATGGCTGCAATGCTTATACTTTTAATTCCAGGAATTATTATATTTTTCTTATTTGCTGGTTTAACAGGTTCACTTGAAGAGGAAACAATGTCAATTGGAGCAGGTGTTACATTCGGGATTTTTTATTGCATTATGATAATTTTGAGTAACGCATCGTATGGGATTACATCATACGGTTATACAAATGTATTTTTACAGATTAGTAAACGAGAAGGTGCTAAAGTAGATCACTTATTCGAAGGGTTTCGTGGCTTTAAAAGAATGATGAAAACAATGTGGGCAATGCTTGCAATTTTATTATATACAGGTACATGGATTCCAATGTTGCTAGTAGCCTTATTTGCATTTTTGGGTGAAGAAGGAAATACGTCGTTTGCTATTGCTTTCTTTGTATTATTAGCTATTTCAATCGTTGGTATGATTGTGATGTACTTTTCTTATGCGCTGACGTACTATGTTATGGTTGAAAATCCAGAGTATAGTGTGTCACAGGCGATGAAAGAAAGTAAGCATCTTATGAAGGGACACAAATTGGATTTGTTTCTGTTGTGGCTGAGTTTTATAGGTTGGGCCATTTTAGCGATTTTTACACTTGGAATAGGCTTTCTTTGGCTTAGCCCGTATATGAGTACAACGACAGCGCATTTTTATCGCCACCTTTCAAAAGATCAATTGTAG
- the atpC gene encoding F0F1 ATP synthase subunit epsilon: MKTFPVSIVTPDGPVYEKEVEMVSVKAESGEMGILPGHIPTVAPLKISAVRLKNGGHTDYVAVSGGFIEVRPDKVTVLSSSAEEANHIDIHRANEAKRRAEQRLQDKQAHVDFKRAEMALQRAVNRLNVSDMK; the protein is encoded by the coding sequence ATGAAGACATTTCCAGTCAGTATTGTAACTCCTGATGGACCGGTTTACGAAAAAGAAGTAGAAATGGTAAGCGTAAAAGCAGAGAGTGGGGAAATGGGGATCTTACCGGGTCACATTCCAACTGTTGCACCATTAAAAATTAGTGCAGTTCGTCTGAAAAATGGTGGACACACTGATTATGTAGCGGTAAGCGGTGGCTTTATCGAAGTTCGTCCAGATAAAGTAACTGTATTATCATCATCTGCTGAAGAAGCAAACCATATCGATATCCATCGTGCAAATGAAGCGAAGCGTCGCGCTGAGCAACGTCTGCAAGATAAACAAGCACATGTTGACTTTAAACGTGCAGAAATGGCATTACAACGTGCTGTGAACCGTTTAAACGTTTCCGATATGAAATAA
- the atpD gene encoding F0F1 ATP synthase subunit beta, giving the protein MNKGRVTQIMGPVVDVKFDGGKLPEIYNALTVKQSNENGSINLTFEVALHLGDDTVRTVAMSSTDGLVRGTEVEDTGKPISVPVGDVTLGRVFNVLGDAIDLDGEVPADVHRDPIHRQAPAFEELSTKVEILETGIKVVDLLAPYIKGGKIGLFGGAGVGKTVLIQELINNIAQEHGGISVFAGVGERTREGNDLYHEMSDSGVIKKTAMVFGQMNEPPGARQRVALTGLTMAEHFRDEQGQDVLLFIDNIFRFTQAGSEVSALLGRMPSAVGYQPTLATEMGQLQERITSTNKGSITSIQAVYVPADDYTDPAPATTFAHLDATTNLERRLTQMGIYPAVDPLASTSRALSPEIVGEEHYEVARQVQQTLQRYKELQDIIAILGMDELSEEDKLVVHRARRIQFFLSQNFHVAEQFTGQKGSYVPVKNTVSGFKEILEGKYDDLPEDAFRLVGGIEEVIENAKKMMA; this is encoded by the coding sequence ATGAATAAAGGGCGCGTTACGCAAATCATGGGTCCGGTTGTAGACGTTAAGTTTGATGGCGGAAAGCTACCAGAAATCTACAACGCCCTTACGGTAAAACAAAGCAACGAAAACGGAAGTATTAACTTAACATTTGAAGTTGCACTTCATTTAGGTGATGATACAGTTCGTACAGTTGCGATGTCTTCCACAGATGGACTTGTTCGTGGCACAGAAGTAGAAGATACTGGTAAACCAATCTCTGTACCAGTTGGTGATGTAACACTTGGTCGCGTATTTAACGTATTAGGTGATGCAATTGACTTAGATGGTGAGGTTCCTGCGGATGTACATCGTGATCCAATTCACCGTCAAGCACCTGCATTCGAAGAATTATCTACTAAAGTAGAAATTCTTGAAACTGGTATTAAAGTAGTAGACTTACTTGCTCCTTACATTAAGGGTGGTAAAATCGGTCTATTCGGTGGTGCCGGTGTAGGTAAAACGGTATTAATTCAGGAATTAATCAACAACATCGCACAAGAACATGGTGGTATCTCTGTATTCGCTGGTGTAGGTGAGCGTACTCGTGAGGGTAATGACTTATACCACGAAATGAGCGATTCTGGCGTAATTAAGAAAACTGCGATGGTATTCGGACAAATGAACGAGCCACCTGGAGCACGTCAACGTGTTGCATTAACAGGATTAACAATGGCTGAGCATTTCCGTGATGAGCAAGGACAAGACGTACTTCTGTTCATCGATAACATTTTCCGTTTCACGCAAGCAGGTTCTGAAGTATCTGCCCTTCTTGGTCGTATGCCATCTGCGGTAGGTTACCAACCAACACTTGCAACAGAAATGGGTCAATTACAAGAGCGTATCACATCTACAAATAAAGGATCTATCACGTCTATCCAAGCGGTATATGTACCAGCCGATGACTATACGGATCCAGCACCAGCTACAACGTTCGCTCACTTAGATGCAACAACAAACTTAGAGCGTCGTTTAACACAAATGGGTATTTACCCAGCCGTAGATCCATTAGCATCTACATCTCGTGCACTTTCTCCAGAAATCGTAGGAGAAGAGCATTATGAAGTAGCTCGTCAAGTACAGCAAACTTTACAGCGTTATAAAGAGCTTCAAGATATCATCGCTATCTTAGGTATGGATGAGTTATCTGAAGAAGATAAGTTAGTTGTACATCGTGCTCGTCGTATTCAATTCTTCTTATCTCAAAACTTCCACGTAGCTGAGCAGTTTACAGGTCAAAAAGGTTCTTACGTACCTGTAAAAAATACAGTTAGCGGATTTAAAGAAATTCTAGAAGGAAAATATGATGACCTTCCAGAAGATGCGTTCCGTTTAGTTGGTGGCATTGAAGAAGTTATTGAAAACGCGAAGAAAATGATGGCGTAA
- the atpG gene encoding F0F1 ATP synthase subunit gamma — MASLRDIKAKINSTKKTSQITKAMEMVSASKLNRAEQNAKSFVPYMEKIQEVVASIAQGSKGINHPMLNARPVKRTGYIVITSDRGLAGGYNSNVLRTVSNVIRERHNMDSNQYSIIVLGRLGRDYLKRRGFNIIDEVVGLSDHPSFTDIKDLASRAIAMFADGAYDELYIYYNHYVSKISQEVTENKILPLTDVASDKPTTAYEFEPSEEEILKVLLPQYAESLVYGALLDGKASEHAARMTAMKSATDNAMEVIDSLTLSFNRARQAAITQEITEIVGGAAALE; from the coding sequence GATATAAAAGCGAAGATTAACTCGACAAAGAAAACGAGTCAAATTACGAAAGCGATGGAGATGGTATCTGCATCTAAGTTAAACCGTGCAGAGCAAAATGCTAAATCTTTCGTTCCGTATATGGAAAAGATTCAAGAAGTAGTAGCGAGCATTGCGCAAGGAAGTAAAGGAATTAATCATCCGATGCTAAATGCGCGTCCTGTAAAGCGTACAGGATACATCGTTATTACATCTGATCGCGGACTAGCAGGTGGTTATAACAGTAACGTATTACGTACAGTAAGTAACGTAATTCGTGAACGTCATAATATGGATTCAAACCAATATTCAATTATTGTGCTTGGACGACTAGGACGTGATTATTTAAAACGTCGCGGCTTTAACATCATTGATGAAGTAGTTGGATTATCTGACCACCCATCATTTACTGATATTAAAGACCTTGCTTCTCGAGCAATTGCGATGTTCGCAGATGGTGCTTATGATGAGCTGTATATTTACTACAACCATTACGTAAGTAAAATTTCACAAGAAGTAACGGAAAATAAAATTTTACCGCTTACTGATGTGGCGTCTGATAAACCGACGACAGCTTATGAATTCGAACCTTCTGAAGAAGAAATTTTAAAAGTACTATTGCCACAATACGCAGAAAGCTTAGTGTACGGTGCATTACTAGACGGTAAAGCAAGTGAACACGCAGCGCGTATGACAGCAATGAAGAGTGCTACAGACAACGCAATGGAAGTTATCGATTCACTTACACTTTCATTCAACCGTGCGCGTCAGGCAGCGATTACGCAAGAAATTACGGAAATCGTTGGTGGAGCAGCAGCGTTAGAATAG